A section of the Mycolicibacterium anyangense genome encodes:
- a CDS encoding sulfotransferase family protein yields MSHYLRLYRVISTTFGYRLRPLGAFLLLQLRQAISATTLGLDHVFYPQHRTQPIDRPIFIIGNPRSGTTFLHRLLLGAAPGITAFELWEMLFPAITARKLLGRIVPRLDRISPARYHPSDVHDTSLRGIETDDVAWFFRTLDGPFAWAYFLAWQDVWGSALSRSSFGINRSSDHERQRFFRYYEACWRRNLTYKRGNRILAKTSMLTFRLEELLARYPDCKLVYIIRDPVEVIPSGLSLIASVLENGYDAWNRTDEPDQQRWISNLYDASCAMLGSFHEAQISGLIPEDNLCVVRYSDLLDDLEPTIERILDFTGIEPTAQFRAEVRAQAQRQRGYTSRHHHSPDQFGLDPDRIRADLAYIYDAYDLTKPHQLRGEQR; encoded by the coding sequence GTGAGCCACTACCTGCGCCTCTACCGCGTCATCAGCACGACGTTCGGGTACCGACTTCGGCCCCTCGGAGCATTCCTGTTGTTGCAGCTGCGTCAAGCGATCTCGGCGACGACCCTCGGGTTGGACCACGTGTTCTACCCGCAGCACCGCACCCAACCGATCGACCGGCCCATCTTCATCATCGGCAACCCCCGCAGCGGCACGACCTTCCTGCACCGGCTGCTCCTGGGAGCCGCCCCCGGGATCACTGCCTTCGAACTCTGGGAAATGCTGTTCCCGGCGATCACCGCACGCAAGCTCCTGGGCCGGATCGTGCCCCGCCTGGACCGGATCTCGCCGGCGCGCTACCACCCCTCCGACGTCCACGACACCAGCCTGCGCGGCATCGAGACCGACGACGTGGCATGGTTCTTCCGAACCCTCGACGGACCCTTTGCCTGGGCCTATTTCCTTGCCTGGCAGGATGTTTGGGGCAGTGCACTATCGCGCAGCAGCTTCGGGATCAACCGATCCTCCGACCACGAGCGGCAGCGCTTCTTTCGCTACTACGAGGCATGCTGGCGGCGAAACCTGACCTACAAGCGCGGCAACCGCATCCTGGCCAAGACCAGCATGCTCACCTTCCGGCTCGAGGAGCTGCTGGCGCGCTACCCCGACTGCAAGCTGGTCTACATCATCCGCGATCCCGTCGAAGTCATCCCCTCCGGCCTGTCACTGATCGCCAGCGTGCTGGAAAACGGCTACGACGCATGGAATCGCACCGATGAGCCCGATCAGCAGCGCTGGATCAGCAATCTCTATGACGCCTCGTGCGCCATGCTCGGCAGCTTCCACGAGGCCCAGATCAGCGGCCTGATCCCCGAGGACAATCTCTGCGTGGTGCGCTACTCCGATCTCCTGGACGACCTCGAACCCACCATCGAGCGGATTCTGGACTTCACCGGGATCGAACCCACCGCGCAGTTCCGTGCCGAAGTTCGCGCCCAGGCGCAACGGCAACGCGGGTACACCAGCCGCCATCACCATTCGCCCGACCAGTTCGGCCTGGATCCCGACCGCATTCGGGCCGACCTGGCATACATCTACGACGCCTACGACCTGACGAAACCACACCAACTCCGCGGCGAGCAGCGATGA
- a CDS encoding TetR/AcrR family transcriptional regulator yields the protein MVHDVEGEAGVTASADAASQTAAKTVRERLIDAAEVCLRAKGIRATTVSEVAEAAGVSRGWLYRHYPDKVSLLGAALVRLNEAFWEESNRTLAALTAFEDRLVVGVRLGRSAHESPGALVMQLRRDEPEEFAACAGAGVQGLLPDLGQFWRPYLEAARDRGEIHADTDIDEAAEWVARVQMSLGTIPGDTLDADDYEAVRRYMRRYVLPGLQLPPSH from the coding sequence ATGGTCCATGACGTCGAAGGAGAAGCCGGGGTGACCGCGAGCGCCGATGCGGCCAGCCAGACCGCCGCCAAGACGGTCCGGGAACGACTGATCGACGCCGCCGAGGTCTGTCTTCGGGCCAAGGGCATCCGGGCCACCACGGTCTCGGAGGTGGCCGAGGCTGCCGGGGTGTCGCGCGGATGGCTCTACCGCCACTATCCGGACAAGGTGTCGCTGCTCGGGGCCGCCCTCGTCCGGCTCAACGAGGCGTTCTGGGAGGAGTCCAACCGGACGCTGGCGGCCCTCACGGCCTTCGAGGACAGGCTCGTCGTGGGTGTGCGGCTGGGCCGCAGCGCCCACGAAAGCCCCGGAGCGCTGGTGATGCAGCTGCGTCGCGACGAGCCCGAAGAGTTCGCCGCCTGCGCCGGCGCCGGCGTTCAGGGACTGTTGCCCGACCTCGGCCAGTTCTGGCGTCCCTACCTGGAGGCGGCGCGCGACCGCGGTGAGATCCACGCCGACACCGATATCGACGAGGCCGCCGAGTGGGTGGCCCGGGTCCAGATGAGCCTGGGCACTATCCCGGGCGACACCTTGGACGCCGATGACTACGAGGCAGTGCGGCGATACATGCGCCGCTACGTGTTGCCCGGACTGCAGCTGCCGCCTTCGCACTGA
- a CDS encoding 3-oxoacyl-ACP synthase III family protein, whose product MTFPQLYFSRPSVVLPDDVVDNEEVLSRVRNAFRGTASQWDPIESSIRYVFDRCNSKMRYLEADPTLSPGHFAARAASACLSSNGIAADDLDLLVYGGIARDAFEPATAAEVAGRLGATPVHTMDVTCACAGLIEALHVVSGYFALHDEIRTALICAGEITRDRVTYDIQTPQDVALEVAGLTLGNAAAALLVTREPLPAGGARVLALTHKTLAEHYGLCRAPVDGHFLSQSKELFALAVHVPPEIRRLLAGIGWSPEDVDHYALHQPSEAVVERVLSELGAQPQAGIFTHSLFGNTASTAWALALDYRLTNGTVQDGDKVVLASAAAGFTIVGAAAVWEAR is encoded by the coding sequence ATGACGTTTCCACAGCTTTACTTTTCCCGGCCCTCCGTGGTCCTGCCCGACGACGTAGTCGACAACGAGGAGGTTCTGTCGCGGGTACGCAACGCGTTTCGCGGCACAGCGTCGCAGTGGGATCCGATCGAGTCGAGCATTCGCTACGTGTTCGACCGGTGCAACAGCAAGATGCGGTATCTGGAAGCCGACCCCACGCTGTCACCGGGGCACTTCGCCGCCCGGGCCGCCAGCGCCTGCCTGAGCAGCAACGGTATCGCGGCCGACGACCTCGACCTGTTGGTGTACGGCGGGATCGCCCGCGATGCTTTCGAGCCGGCGACCGCGGCCGAGGTGGCCGGACGGCTGGGCGCCACCCCGGTGCATACGATGGACGTGACGTGCGCGTGCGCCGGCCTCATCGAGGCACTGCACGTCGTCAGCGGCTACTTCGCCCTGCACGACGAGATCCGCACCGCGTTGATCTGCGCCGGCGAGATCACCCGCGACCGGGTCACCTACGACATCCAGACACCACAGGACGTCGCCCTCGAAGTGGCAGGCTTGACCCTGGGTAACGCCGCCGCGGCATTGCTGGTCACCCGCGAGCCACTACCGGCAGGCGGAGCCCGGGTGCTGGCCCTGACCCACAAGACCCTGGCCGAGCACTACGGGCTGTGCCGCGCACCGGTCGACGGGCATTTCCTGTCGCAGTCCAAAGAACTCTTCGCGCTGGCCGTCCATGTACCGCCCGAGATCCGGCGCCTGCTCGCCGGTATCGGATGGTCGCCCGAAGACGTCGACCACTACGCCCTGCACCAGCCCAGTGAAGCCGTCGTCGAGCGTGTTCTCAGCGAGCTCGGCGCCCAACCGCAAGCCGGGATCTTCACCCACTCGCTGTTCGGCAACACCGCCAGCACCGCCTGGGCGCTGGCGCTGGACTACCGCCTCACCAATGGCACCGTGCAGGACGGCGACAAGGTCGTGCTCGCCAGCGCCGCAGCCGGTTTCACCATCGTGGGCGCCGCGGCGGTTTGGGAAGCCCGGTGA
- the thrB gene encoding homoserine kinase, translated as MTLSLPAGLTASASVAASSANLGPGFDSLGVALGLYDEILVETTDGGLVIEVEGEGAGQVPHDHDHLVVRAIHRGLLAAGAEAPGLVVRCRNKIPHSRGLGSSAAAVVGGLAVANGLVAQADLQPLDDIRLIQLSSEFEGHPDNASAAVLGGAVVSWTDTSTVPPTYAAAPVRLHPDIRLFSGIPQVRSSTAETRVLLPEHVSHTAARFNLSRAALLVVALTERPDLLMAATEDVLHQPQRAPAMPASAEFLQVLRRCGVAAVLSGAGPSVLALSIGADLPAEAVEFGTAHGFAVTELGIGDPVRWSTGVAVRG; from the coding sequence GTGACCCTGAGCCTTCCTGCCGGACTGACTGCCAGCGCATCGGTGGCGGCGTCGAGCGCCAACCTCGGCCCCGGTTTCGACAGCCTGGGCGTGGCGCTGGGCCTCTACGACGAGATCCTGGTCGAAACCACCGACGGCGGCCTCGTCATCGAGGTCGAGGGGGAGGGCGCCGGTCAGGTCCCGCACGACCACGATCATCTGGTGGTGCGCGCCATTCATCGGGGCCTGCTGGCCGCGGGTGCCGAGGCGCCCGGGCTGGTGGTGCGCTGCCGCAACAAGATCCCGCACTCGCGTGGCCTCGGTTCCTCGGCCGCTGCCGTGGTGGGAGGGCTTGCCGTCGCGAACGGCCTTGTGGCGCAAGCGGATCTGCAGCCGTTGGACGACATCAGGTTGATCCAGCTGTCCTCGGAGTTCGAAGGACATCCGGACAACGCGTCGGCGGCCGTGCTCGGCGGGGCGGTGGTGTCCTGGACCGATACCAGCACCGTGCCGCCGACGTATGCGGCCGCGCCGGTGCGTCTGCATCCGGACATCCGGCTGTTCTCCGGCATCCCGCAGGTACGGTCGTCCACCGCGGAGACCCGCGTGCTGCTGCCCGAACACGTCAGCCACACCGCGGCGCGCTTCAATCTGAGCCGGGCGGCGTTGCTGGTGGTGGCGCTCACCGAGCGGCCCGACCTGTTGATGGCCGCCACCGAGGACGTCCTGCATCAACCCCAGCGCGCTCCGGCGATGCCGGCCTCGGCGGAATTTCTCCAGGTCCTGCGGCGTTGCGGAGTGGCAGCGGTGCTGTCCGGCGCCGGCCCCTCGGTATTGGCGCTGTCCATCGGCGCCGATCTACCTGCCGAGGCCGTCGAGTTCGGCACCGCCCATGGATTCGCGGTTACCGAACTCGGCATCGGTGATCCAGTTCGCTGGAGCACCGGTGTCGCGGTCCGCGGCTGA
- the rho gene encoding transcription termination factor Rho yields the protein MTDTDLITAGDSAPATDAPAVDSPASSASERSARGGATGSLSAMVLPELRALASQVGVKGTSGMRKSELIAAIRDAQNGGNGSSHGAANGGAPAAAEPASDNGAPEQPRRERRTANRGAGAPTSENAAAGASTSENAEQQKPAERPENTSQNDAENKADKPETRSQNRTDNAEQPRNENRGDNRDNRPNRESNDSGGDGQGGGQNRNNNGNNNNSTNTDDDERGGRRGRRFRDRRRRGERTGGEGGGGNEAELREDDVVQPVAGILDVLDNYAFVRTSGYLAGPNDVYVSMNMVRKNGLRRGDAVTGAVRVAKEGDQSNQRQKFNPLVRLDSVNGGPVEAAKNRPEFSKLTPLYPNQRLRLETTTERLTTRVIDLIMPIGKGQRALIVSPPKAGKTTIMQDIANAITKNNPECHLMVVLVDERPEEVTDMQRSVKGEVIASTFDRPPSDHTQAAELAIERAKRLVEQGKDVVVLLDSITRLGRAYNNASPASGRILSGGVDSTALYPPKRFLGAARNIEHGGSLTIIATAMVETGSTGDTVIFEEFKGTGNAELKLDRKIAERRVFPAVDVNPSGTRKDELLLSPDEFAIVHKLRRVLSGLDSHQAIDLLMSQLRKTKNNYEFLVQVSKTAPGGAMDVD from the coding sequence GTGACTGATACGGACCTCATCACGGCTGGAGACAGCGCACCTGCAACGGATGCGCCCGCCGTGGATTCACCCGCCTCGTCGGCATCCGAACGGTCCGCCCGCGGCGGCGCCACCGGGTCGCTGTCGGCGATGGTTCTGCCCGAACTTCGTGCGCTGGCCAGCCAGGTCGGCGTCAAGGGCACCTCCGGTATGCGCAAGAGCGAGCTGATCGCCGCCATCCGGGACGCCCAGAACGGCGGCAACGGTAGCTCGCACGGTGCGGCCAACGGTGGCGCTCCGGCGGCCGCCGAGCCGGCATCCGACAACGGAGCCCCCGAACAGCCGCGCCGGGAGCGCCGCACCGCGAACCGCGGCGCCGGTGCGCCGACCAGCGAGAACGCCGCCGCCGGTGCGTCGACCAGCGAGAACGCCGAGCAGCAGAAGCCCGCCGAGCGGCCCGAGAACACCTCGCAGAACGACGCGGAGAACAAGGCCGACAAGCCCGAAACCCGGTCCCAGAACCGGACCGACAACGCCGAACAGCCCCGCAACGAGAACCGGGGCGACAACCGTGACAACCGGCCCAACCGTGAGTCCAACGACTCCGGTGGCGACGGTCAGGGCGGCGGCCAGAACCGCAACAACAACGGCAATAACAACAACAGCACCAACACCGACGACGACGAGCGCGGTGGCCGTCGCGGCCGCCGGTTCCGGGACCGCAGGCGCCGCGGTGAGCGCACCGGCGGCGAAGGCGGCGGCGGTAACGAAGCCGAGCTGCGCGAGGACGACGTCGTCCAGCCGGTGGCCGGCATCCTCGACGTCCTGGACAACTACGCGTTCGTCCGGACCTCCGGCTACCTGGCCGGCCCCAACGACGTCTACGTCTCGATGAACATGGTCCGCAAGAACGGCCTGCGCCGCGGTGACGCGGTGACCGGTGCGGTCCGCGTGGCCAAAGAGGGTGACCAGAGCAACCAGCGGCAGAAGTTCAACCCGCTGGTGCGCCTGGACAGCGTCAACGGCGGACCGGTCGAGGCGGCCAAGAACCGCCCGGAGTTCAGCAAGCTGACCCCGCTGTACCCCAACCAGCGTCTGCGCCTGGAGACCACCACCGAGCGGCTCACCACCCGCGTGATCGACCTCATCATGCCGATCGGCAAGGGTCAGCGCGCTCTGATCGTGTCGCCGCCCAAGGCCGGCAAGACCACGATCATGCAGGACATCGCCAACGCGATCACCAAGAACAACCCCGAGTGCCACCTGATGGTCGTGCTGGTCGACGAGCGACCTGAAGAGGTCACCGACATGCAGCGCTCGGTCAAGGGTGAGGTCATCGCCTCGACCTTCGACCGGCCGCCGTCAGACCACACCCAGGCCGCCGAACTCGCTATCGAGCGGGCCAAGCGCCTGGTGGAGCAGGGCAAGGACGTGGTGGTGCTGCTGGACTCGATCACCCGCCTGGGCCGCGCCTACAACAACGCCTCCCCGGCGTCGGGTCGCATCCTGTCCGGTGGTGTGGACTCCACCGCGCTGTACCCGCCCAAGCGGTTCCTGGGTGCTGCCCGCAACATCGAGCACGGCGGCTCGCTGACGATCATCGCCACGGCCATGGTCGAGACCGGCTCCACCGGCGACACGGTGATCTTCGAAGAGTTCAAGGGCACCGGCAACGCCGAGCTCAAGCTCGACCGCAAGATCGCCGAGCGCCGGGTGTTCCCCGCGGTCGACGTCAATCCGTCGGGCACCCGCAAGGACGAGCTGCTGCTCTCGCCGGACGAGTTCGCGATCGTGCACAAGCTGCGCCGCGTGCTGTCCGGGCTGGACAGCCATCAGGCCATCGATCTGTTGATGAGCCAGCTGCGGAAGACCAAGAACAACTACGAGTTCCTGGTCCAGGTGTCCAAGACGGCGCCGGGCGGCGCCATGGACGTCGACTGA
- the thrC gene encoding threonine synthase codes for MSTTKVHTPWPGLIEAYRHRLPAAADWTPVTLLEGGTPLVPAPRLSEKTGCTVHLKVEGLNPTGSFKDRGMTMAVTDAVARGQKAVLCASTGNTSASAAAYAARAGITCAVLIPQGKIAMGKLAQAVMHGAKIIQIDGNFDDCLELARKLTADYPTIALVNSVNPVRIEGQKTAAFEIVDALGTAPDVHSLPVGNAGNITAYWRGYTEYHRDGVSDKLPRMLGTQAAGAAPLVLGKPVTNPETIATAIRIGSPASWDGAVAAQQESGGRFLAATDDEILAAYRLVAEAEGVFVEPASAASIAGLLKSVEDGWVKPGSTVVCTVTGNGLKDPDTALRGMPTVTAIPVDPSAVVAELGLV; via the coding sequence GCGGCACGCCGCTGGTGCCCGCGCCGCGACTGTCTGAAAAGACCGGCTGCACAGTCCATTTAAAGGTCGAAGGCCTCAACCCGACCGGCTCCTTCAAGGACCGCGGGATGACCATGGCCGTCACCGACGCCGTCGCCCGCGGGCAGAAGGCGGTGCTGTGCGCCTCGACCGGTAACACCTCCGCCTCGGCCGCGGCCTATGCCGCCCGCGCCGGCATCACCTGTGCGGTGCTGATTCCGCAGGGCAAGATCGCGATGGGCAAGCTCGCGCAGGCGGTCATGCACGGCGCCAAGATCATCCAGATCGACGGCAACTTCGACGACTGCCTGGAGTTGGCCCGCAAGCTGACGGCGGATTACCCGACCATCGCCCTGGTCAACAGTGTGAATCCGGTTCGTATCGAAGGCCAGAAGACAGCGGCGTTCGAGATCGTCGACGCCCTCGGCACGGCACCCGACGTGCACTCGCTGCCGGTGGGCAACGCCGGAAACATCACCGCCTACTGGCGCGGTTACACCGAGTACCACCGCGATGGCGTCAGCGACAAGCTGCCGCGCATGCTCGGCACCCAGGCAGCCGGCGCAGCCCCGTTGGTGCTCGGCAAGCCGGTCACCAACCCCGAGACGATCGCCACCGCGATCCGGATCGGTTCGCCCGCCTCCTGGGACGGCGCCGTGGCCGCACAGCAGGAGTCGGGCGGCCGCTTCCTGGCCGCGACCGACGACGAGATTCTCGCCGCATATCGCCTGGTCGCCGAGGCCGAGGGGGTGTTCGTGGAGCCGGCATCGGCCGCCAGCATCGCCGGGCTGCTCAAGTCGGTCGAGGACGGCTGGGTCAAGCCGGGCTCGACGGTGGTGTGCACCGTGACCGGCAACGGACTCAAGGACCCCGACACCGCGCTGCGCGGTATGCCGACGGTCACCGCGATTCCGGTCGATCCGAGTGCTGTCGTCGCCGAACTCGGCCTGGTCTGA